In Aquimarina sp. TRL1, a single window of DNA contains:
- a CDS encoding DUF354 domain-containing protein, translated as MRVLIDIGHPGHVHLFRNFANIMMANGHHILFTCREKEFEIELLKAAGFSYVSFGKKYSSTIGKLIGLIKFDIMEFIEGVKFKPDILMSHGSPYAAHAAKMLGKPHISLEDSGNWEQMKIYLPFTACVLTPDVLFEDLGTKQIRYTSYHELAYLHPHYFQSTGKAREILGLKEGEQYVILRFVSWNASHDKGQRGFSEKEKERIISYLSSRYRVFITSEGDLPVQYESFRIKISPEKIHEVLAEAIFFVGEGATMAAESGVLGTPSIYVNSIRRAYNEDQEQYGLVFNFQNEEGVFEKIKEIEQLPNIKETFQKRREKMLADKIDLTAFMVWFVENYPASREEIRENPALQLNF; from the coding sequence ATGAGAGTATTAATAGATATAGGACATCCCGGACATGTACATTTATTTAGAAATTTTGCTAATATCATGATGGCTAATGGTCATCATATCCTATTTACATGTAGAGAAAAAGAGTTTGAAATAGAACTACTCAAGGCAGCAGGGTTCTCATATGTCTCTTTTGGGAAAAAATATTCCAGTACCATAGGGAAATTAATAGGTCTTATCAAGTTCGATATTATGGAATTTATCGAAGGTGTAAAGTTTAAACCTGATATATTAATGAGTCACGGATCGCCATATGCCGCCCATGCAGCAAAGATGTTGGGGAAACCACATATATCCCTGGAGGATTCCGGTAATTGGGAACAGATGAAAATATACCTTCCCTTTACAGCATGTGTATTAACACCAGATGTACTTTTTGAAGATCTGGGAACCAAACAAATACGATATACTTCATATCACGAATTAGCATATTTACACCCACATTATTTTCAGTCAACAGGAAAAGCACGTGAAATTTTAGGGTTAAAAGAAGGAGAGCAATATGTGATTTTGCGATTTGTCTCATGGAACGCATCTCATGATAAAGGGCAGCGGGGGTTTTCGGAAAAAGAGAAGGAAAGGATCATTTCTTACTTGTCTTCCAGGTATAGAGTATTTATTACTTCAGAGGGAGATTTGCCAGTACAATATGAATCTTTTAGAATAAAGATTTCTCCGGAGAAAATTCATGAGGTATTGGCAGAAGCGATATTCTTTGTAGGAGAAGGAGCGACAATGGCAGCAGAGTCTGGTGTTTTAGGAACCCCTTCAATTTATGTGAATTCTATCCGAAGAGCTTATAATGAAGATCAGGAACAATATGGACTGGTTTTTAATTTTCAGAATGAAGAAGGAGTTTTTGAAAAAATAAAGGAAATAGAACAACTTCCGAATATAAAAGAAACCTTTCAGAAGAGACGAGAAAAAATGCTGGCAGATAAGATCGATCTTACCGCTTTTATGGTGTGGTTTGTAGAAAATTACCCCGCAAGTAGAGAAGAAATAAGAGAGAATCCGGCACTTCAATTAAATTTTTAA
- a CDS encoding GNAT family N-acetyltransferase, whose translation MIDQCSITTDRTQLSEKQWKSILEEDTANFFQTPQALLFFEKTGIKTFSFIALAGEDVLGIVSGIILKEKGIQASLTSRAIIYGGPVFSKKATKQDISGLLTAVIEGLKNKVIYIEIRNFTDYSNYRNLYEEVGFSYQPHLNFQVACDDYALMKKRMSSSKLRQIKKSIKAGASIQTATTEAEIKAYYTLLYHLYKTKVKTPLPTYQFFKKLWETNTAVFLLIAYKDEIIGGIVCPVFSDKVIYEWFICGMDRVYKDVYPSVLATWAAMEYAHRHHIACFDFMGAGKPEEAYGVREFKSKFGGVEVEYGRFLCVSKPILYEIGKTAVKVLKRKK comes from the coding sequence ATGATTGATCAATGTAGTATTACAACCGATAGGACACAACTATCCGAGAAGCAATGGAAGTCAATATTGGAAGAAGATACAGCTAATTTTTTTCAGACGCCACAGGCATTACTGTTTTTTGAAAAAACAGGAATAAAAACATTTTCATTTATCGCATTAGCAGGAGAAGATGTTTTAGGTATTGTTTCAGGAATTATTCTCAAAGAAAAAGGGATACAAGCATCTCTTACCAGTAGAGCAATCATATATGGAGGTCCTGTTTTTTCAAAAAAAGCAACGAAGCAAGATATTTCCGGACTTCTTACTGCTGTGATTGAGGGGTTAAAAAATAAGGTAATATATATTGAAATACGGAATTTTACGGACTATAGCAATTATCGAAACCTATATGAAGAAGTCGGGTTTTCGTATCAGCCACATCTCAATTTTCAAGTAGCCTGTGATGATTACGCCTTAATGAAAAAACGAATGAGTAGTAGTAAATTGAGGCAAATAAAGAAGAGCATCAAAGCAGGAGCCAGTATCCAAACAGCTACAACAGAAGCGGAGATAAAAGCGTATTACACTTTATTATATCACCTGTACAAAACAAAAGTAAAAACTCCATTACCGACATATCAGTTTTTTAAAAAACTTTGGGAGACCAATACAGCAGTATTCTTATTAATAGCTTATAAGGATGAAATTATAGGAGGTATTGTATGTCCTGTTTTTTCTGACAAAGTGATTTATGAATGGTTTATATGCGGAATGGATAGAGTGTATAAAGATGTATACCCCAGTGTATTGGCGACATGGGCCGCTATGGAATATGCCCATCGTCATCACATTGCTTGTTTTGATTTTATGGGAGCCGGGAAACCCGAAGAAGCATATGGGGTTAGAGAATTCAAATCAAAGTTCGGAGGAGTAGAAGTAGAATACGGTCGTTTTTTGTGTGTCTCAAAACCCATTTTGTATGAGATAGGCAAAACCGCTGTAAAAGTATTAAAGAGAAAAAAGTAA
- a CDS encoding glycosyltransferase — MEILFVSSGNTQRGITPIVYNQGVSLRSIGHDVAFFTIKGKGLKGYIRNIFILRSYLKRHSYDVIHAHYSLSGMVASLAGASPLVVSLMGSDVKASSLIAWGISLFKKIFWKKVIVKSKDMKEATAMEEVKILPNGVDFDTFKPISKKKSLEKTGWCPYKKHILFAGNPRRKVKNYALAEKAFNCLRDESVEMHPLINIPNPLMPYYFNAADVVILTSLWEGSPNVIKEAMACNCKIVAVDVGDIRELISDTYGCFVTRPDEKELASKLKEALRLDASKTNGRDQIAHLNAKVIAEKLTTIYKDVIDD, encoded by the coding sequence ATGGAAATACTTTTTGTGAGTAGTGGTAATACACAACGAGGAATAACTCCGATAGTATACAATCAAGGAGTCTCCCTAAGATCGATAGGGCATGATGTCGCCTTTTTTACAATTAAAGGAAAAGGACTAAAAGGATATATCCGGAATATATTCATTCTGAGGAGTTACCTGAAAAGACATTCTTATGATGTCATACACGCTCATTATTCATTAAGCGGAATGGTTGCCTCCTTGGCAGGAGCATCCCCTTTAGTAGTTTCCCTTATGGGAAGCGATGTCAAAGCATCTTCGCTGATTGCCTGGGGAATTTCACTTTTTAAAAAAATCTTTTGGAAAAAAGTGATTGTAAAATCTAAAGATATGAAAGAAGCTACCGCTATGGAAGAAGTAAAAATACTTCCGAATGGAGTAGATTTTGATACATTCAAGCCTATTTCCAAGAAAAAGTCTCTGGAGAAAACGGGCTGGTGTCCGTATAAAAAACATATTCTTTTTGCGGGAAACCCGAGGCGAAAAGTAAAGAACTATGCACTGGCAGAAAAAGCGTTTAACTGTCTGAGAGATGAGTCTGTAGAAATGCATCCGTTAATCAATATCCCCAATCCCTTAATGCCATATTATTTTAATGCTGCAGATGTAGTGATCTTGACGAGTCTATGGGAAGGGTCGCCGAATGTGATAAAAGAAGCCATGGCGTGTAATTGTAAGATTGTGGCTGTGGATGTAGGAGATATCCGGGAACTGATTTCTGATACTTACGGATGTTTTGTGACCAGACCTGATGAAAAAGAACTAGCTTCAAAACTCAAAGAGGCACTGCGATTAGATGCTTCAAAAACCAATGGTCGTGATCAAATAGCACATTTGAACGCCAAAGTAATCGCAGAAAAACTGACTACTATTTATAAAGATGTGATAGATGATTGA